A genomic region of Phragmites australis chromosome 2, lpPhrAust1.1, whole genome shotgun sequence contains the following coding sequences:
- the LOC133908533 gene encoding AP2/ERF and B3 domain-containing protein Os01g0693400-like: MDSTSCLVDDTSSGGASTDKLRALAAAGPPLERMGSGATSAVVDAAEPGAEADSGSGGAAVGVGVGVGGKLPSSRYKGVVPQPNGRWGAQIYERHQRVWLGTFAGEADAARAYDVAAQRFRGRDAVTNFRPLADADPDAAAELLFLASRSKAEIVDMLRKHTYFNELAQNKHAFAAASSVPTTSSLAKNHSPSPPSPAAPAAAREHLFDKTVTPSDVGKLNRLVIPKQNAEKHFPLQLPSAGGESKGVLLNFEDAAGKVWRFRYSYWNSSQSYVLTKGWSRFVKEKGLHAGDVVGFYRSAADAGADSKLFIDCKLRPNSAAAFTNPVVPSSAPAAKAVRLFGVDLLMAPAPAAAPEQKLAWCKRARDFATPPQAAFKKQLVKLALV, encoded by the coding sequence ATGGACAGCACGAGCTGCCTCGTGGACGACACCAGCAGCGGCGGCGCGTCCACGGACAAGCTCAGGGCGTTGGCCGCCGCGGGACCGCCGCTGGAGCGCATGGGCAGCGGCGCCACCAGCGCGGTCGTGGACGCGGCCGAGCCGGGCGCCGAGGCCGACTCGGGTTCCGGCGGCGCCGCGGTGGGCGTGGGCGTGGGCGTGGGCGGGAAGCTGCCATCGTCCAGGTACAAGGGCGTGGTGCCGCAGCCCAACGGGCGGTGGGGCGCGCAGATCTACGAGCGGCACCAGCGCGTGTGGCTCGGCACGTTCGCCGGGGAGGCCGACGCCGCGCGCGCCTACGACGTGGCCGCGCAGCGGTTCCGCGGGCGCGACGCGGTCACCAACTTCCGCCCGCTCGCGGATGCCGACCCGGACGCCGCCGCTGAGCTCCTGTTCCTCGCGTCCCGCTCCAAGGCTGAGATCGTCGACATGCTCCGCAAGCACACCTACTTCAACGAGCTCGCCCAGAACAAGCacgccttcgccgccgcctcgtCCGTGCCCACGACTTCATCGCTCGCCAAGAACCACTCCCCCTCGCCTCCTTcccccgccgcccccgccgccgcgcggGAGCACCTCTTCGATAAGACGGTCACCCCCAGCGACGTGGGCAAGCTCAACCGGCTGGTGATACCGAAGCAGAACGCCGAGAAGCACTTCCCACTCCAGCTCCCGTCAGCCGGCGGAGAAAGCAAGGGCGTGCTCCTCAACTTCGAGGACGCCGCCGGCAAAGTGTGGCGGTTCCGGTACTCGTACTGGAACAGCAGCCAGAGCTACGTGCTCACCAAGGGCTGGAGCCGCTTCGTCAAGGAGAAGGGCCTCCAcgccggcgacgtggtcgggttCTACCGCTCCGCCGCGGACGCCGGCGCCGACAGCAAGCTCTTCATCGACTGCAAGCTGCGGCCAAACAGCGCCGCCGCTTTCACGAACCCCGTGGTGCCATCATCGGCCCCGGCGGCGAAGGCCGTGAGGCTCTTCGGCGTCGACCTGCTCATGGCGCCAGCgcccgcggcggcgccggagcaGAAGCTTGCCTGGTGCAAGAGAGCTAGGGACTTTGCGACGCCTCCGCAGGCGGCGTTCAAGAAGCAACTCGTAAAGCTGGCACTAGTGTAG